One region of Solanum pennellii chromosome 6, SPENNV200 genomic DNA includes:
- the LOC107022813 gene encoding protein NRT1/ PTR FAMILY 2.7-like: MEVLSEAQISRKTGGWITFPFIIASLVGLTLAFGGLTSNLIVYLIKEFNVESIDAAQISNLVNGAGSLAPVVAAIIADSFLGCFTIIWISSIISLLGAILLALTTTVDSLKPTPCEVGSTSCAPIPKVQYVVLYIAIALATLGNASLRSTLTTMGANQFDKPKDQGIFINWFFFFLSASTIIASTAIVYVEDNVSWKAGFFICVAANVLGAAIFLLGTRFYNNSKPEGSPFTSLARVVVASIRKRKLPLPSTSEDLYHGLMLVEPSKTCRFLNRAAIKSEGDVKPDGSTAKSWKLCTVQEVEDFKTLVKILPLWSSSFFLGTTIGVQGSLSILQALVMDRHIGPNFQIPAGSMFVFVLLSSALFLALFDKVLFPAWKNLSGKSLTPLQRIGVGHVLNFSCMAVSALVESKRLNVAKSNPGSIIVPMSAFWLVPQLALVGIAEAFHIPGQVSLYYQEFPITLKNLATALISVLVGIAFYLTTALIDVVRRTTTWLPGNINDGRLDKMYGVLVVVGVVNFGYYVICAWFYKYRNIKEVVDHSDSPFHG; encoded by the exons ATGGAAGTTCTATCGGAGGCACAGATATCAAGAAAAACCGGAGGATGGATCACCTTCCCCTTCATCATAg CGAGTTTAGTAGGGTTGACCCTAGCATTTGGAGGTTTGACAAGCAATCTTATTGTATATCTGATTAAGGAGTTTAATGTGGAGAGTATTGATGCTGCTCAAATATCAAATTTGGTTAATGGTGCTGGAAGCTTAGCTCCTGTTGTTGCTGCAATTATCGCCGACTCTTTTCTTGGTTGTTTCACTATCATTTGGATTTCATCCATCATCTCATTATTG GGTGCAATCCTTTTAGCTCTAACAACGACAGTTGATTCATTGAAGCCTACACCGTGTGAAGTTGGTTCGACCTCATGTGCCCCTATACCAAAAGTTCAATATGTAGTACTCTATATAGCCATAGCTTTGGCGACTCTGGGTAATGCTAGTCTCCGATCAACCCTTACAACAATGGGAGCCAACCAATTTGATAAACCGAAAGATCAAGGGATTTTCATCAATtggttttttttcttcctttctgCTTCTACTATTATAGCATCCACAGCTATTGTCTATGTTGAAGATAACGTGAGCTGGAAAGCTGGATTTTTCATTTGCGTAGCAGCTAATGTACTTGGTGCAGCCATTTTTCTACTGGGGACCAGATTTTACAACAATTCTAAGCCAGAAGGGAGTCCATTCACCAGTTTGGCTCGCGTTGTGGTTGCAAGTATTAGGAAAAGAAAGTTGCCACTCCCATCGACTAGTGAAGATCTCTACCACGGACTAATGCTTGTTGAGCCTTCAAAAACCTGCAG GTTTTTGAACCGTGCAGCCATTAAAAGTGAAGGCGATGTTAAACCAGATGGCTCAACAGCTAAGTCATGGAAACTTTGTACAGTCCAAGAAGTTGAAGATTTCAAAacattagttaaaattttaccACTATGGTCAAGTAGTTTTTTTCTTGGCACAACAATTGGTGTACAAGGAAGTTTGTCAATCCTTCAAGCCTTAGTAATGGACCGTCACATAGGACCCAATTTCCAAATCCCAGCTGGATCCATGTTCGTTTTTGTCCTGCTCTCTTCTGCTCTATTCCTCGCCCTGTTTGACAAAGTTCTGTTTCCTGCCTGGAAAAATTTGTCTGGCAAATCACTTACACCTCTCCAGAGAATTGGGGTTGGTCACGTCCTCAATTTTTCGTGTATGGCTGTCTCAGCCTTAGTCGAGTCAAAGAGGCTAAATGTAGCAAAATCCAATCCAGGTTCCATTATTGTGCCAATGTCAGCTTTCTGGCTTGTGCCTCAATTAGCACTCGTTGGTATCGCAGAGGCATTTCATATTCCTGGACAAGTATCATTGTACTACCAAGAGTTCCCAATAACCTTAAAGAACTTGGCAACCGCGCTGATATCTGTGCTTGTTGGTATAGCATTTTATTTGACTACTGCTCTAATTGATGTTGTTAGAAGGACAACTACATGGTTACCAGGTAACATAAATGATGGAAGATTGGACAAAATGTATGGGGTATTAGTTGTAGTGGGAGTAGTGAACTTTGGTTACTATGTAATATGTGCTTGGTTTTATAAGTATAGAAACATAAAGGAAGTGGTGGATCATAGTGATTCTCCTTTTCATGGATGA